The Caballeronia sp. Lep1P3 genome window below encodes:
- a CDS encoding ABC transporter permease produces MLQGYGPLILAGTWQTVKLAVLSLAFAFVIGLIGAAAKLSRNRLASGIGTVYTTLIRGVPDLVLMLLLFYSLQIWLNLLTDQLGWDQIDIDPFLAGILVLGFIYGAYFTETFRGAFLSVPRGQLEAGAAYGMTPWQTFSRIMFPQMMRFALPGIGNNWQVMVKATALVSIIGLADVVKAAQDAGKGTQRFFFFTLLAGAVYLVITTVSNFVLIWLERRYSTGVRKADL; encoded by the coding sequence ATGTTGCAAGGCTACGGTCCGCTGATCCTCGCGGGCACCTGGCAGACCGTCAAGCTGGCGGTGTTGTCGCTCGCGTTCGCCTTCGTGATCGGCCTGATCGGCGCGGCGGCGAAGCTCTCCCGCAACCGGCTGGCGTCGGGCATCGGCACCGTCTACACGACGCTGATTCGCGGCGTGCCCGATCTCGTGCTGATGCTGCTGCTCTTCTATAGCCTGCAAATCTGGCTGAACCTGCTCACGGATCAGCTCGGCTGGGACCAGATCGACATCGACCCGTTTCTCGCCGGTATTCTCGTGCTCGGCTTCATTTACGGCGCGTACTTCACCGAGACCTTTCGCGGCGCGTTTCTTTCCGTGCCGCGCGGCCAGCTCGAAGCCGGCGCCGCTTACGGCATGACGCCGTGGCAGACCTTCTCGCGCATCATGTTTCCCCAGATGATGCGCTTCGCGCTGCCGGGCATCGGCAATAACTGGCAGGTGATGGTGAAGGCGACGGCGCTCGTGTCGATCATCGGACTCGCCGATGTCGTGAAGGCCGCGCAGGACGCGGGCAAGGGCACGCAGCGGTTCTTCTTCTTCACGCTGCTTGCCGGCGCGGTCTATCTCGTCATCACCACGGTTTCCAACTTCGTGCTGATCTGGCTGGAGCGGCGCTATTCCACCGGCGTGCGCAAGGCGGACCTGTAA
- a CDS encoding ABC transporter ATP-binding protein — translation MNSQKHKLFVDDIHKQYGSNEVLKGVSLRANAGDVISIIGSSGSGKSTMLRCINFLEQPNQGRIFVDGAEVRTTKDKTGALKAADPKQLRQVRSKLSMVFQHFNLWSHMNVLENVTEAPVNVLGLPKKEAEDRARTYLEKVGLAPRLEKQYPSHLSGGQQQRVAIARALAMHPDVMLFDEPTSALDPELVGEVLKVMQTLAEEGRTMIVVTHEMAFARNVSNHVVFLHQGRIEEEGHPDDVFGNPRSERLRQFLSGSLK, via the coding sequence ATGAATTCCCAGAAGCACAAGCTGTTCGTCGATGACATCCACAAGCAGTACGGCAGCAACGAAGTTCTGAAAGGCGTTTCCCTGCGCGCCAATGCGGGCGACGTCATCAGCATCATCGGCTCGTCGGGGTCGGGCAAGAGCACGATGCTGCGTTGTATCAACTTCCTCGAACAGCCGAATCAGGGCCGCATTTTTGTCGACGGCGCCGAAGTCCGCACGACGAAGGACAAGACCGGCGCGCTGAAGGCCGCCGATCCGAAGCAGTTGCGGCAAGTGCGCTCGAAGCTCTCGATGGTGTTCCAGCACTTCAATCTGTGGTCGCACATGAACGTGCTGGAGAACGTGACCGAAGCGCCCGTCAACGTGCTCGGCCTGCCGAAGAAGGAAGCCGAAGACCGCGCGCGCACGTATCTGGAAAAGGTCGGGCTCGCGCCGCGGCTCGAGAAGCAGTATCCATCGCATCTGTCGGGCGGGCAGCAGCAGCGCGTGGCGATTGCGCGCGCGCTCGCGATGCATCCCGATGTGATGCTCTTCGACGAGCCGACGTCCGCGCTCGACCCGGAACTCGTCGGCGAAGTGCTGAAGGTGATGCAGACGCTCGCCGAGGAAGGCCGCACGATGATCGTCGTCACGCACGAAATGGCGTTCGCGCGCAACGTGTCGAACCATGTCGTCTTTCTGCATCAGGGACGCATCGAGGAGGAAGGCCATCCGGACGACGTCTTCGGCAATCCGCGAAGCGAACGGCTCAGGCAGTTCCTCTCGGGCAGCCTCAAGTAG
- a CDS encoding ABC transporter permease, with translation MIEIIQEYWKNYLFTDGYRITGLAITMWLLVVSIGLGFCLSVPLAVARVSKNKLLSRGVWLYTYVFRGTPLYVQLLLCYTGLYSLQVVRDHMLLSEFFRSGMNCTLLAFTLNTCAYTTEIFAGAIKATPYGEIEAARAYGMSTFTLYRRVILPSALRRALPYYSNEVILMLHATTVAFTATVPDILKIARDVNSATYQSFQAFGIAALLYLVISFALVWLFRRAEHRWLAYLRPQGK, from the coding sequence ATGATCGAAATCATCCAGGAATACTGGAAGAACTACCTCTTCACCGACGGCTACCGCATCACCGGTCTCGCGATCACGATGTGGCTGCTCGTCGTTTCCATCGGCTTGGGCTTTTGCCTCTCCGTGCCGCTCGCGGTCGCGCGCGTCTCGAAGAACAAGCTGCTCTCGCGCGGCGTGTGGCTCTATACGTATGTGTTTCGCGGCACGCCGCTCTACGTGCAGCTGCTGCTCTGCTACACGGGCCTCTACAGCCTGCAGGTCGTGCGCGATCACATGCTGCTCTCCGAATTCTTTCGAAGCGGCATGAACTGCACGCTCCTCGCGTTCACGCTGAACACCTGCGCCTACACGACCGAAATCTTCGCCGGCGCGATCAAGGCGACGCCCTACGGCGAGATCGAAGCCGCGCGCGCGTATGGCATGTCGACGTTCACGCTGTATCGGCGGGTAATTCTGCCTTCCGCGCTGCGGCGCGCGCTGCCGTACTACAGCAACGAAGTCATCCTGATGCTGCACGCGACGACCGTCGCCTTCACCGCGACCGTGCCGGACATCCTCAAGATCGCGCGCGACGTAAACTCCGCGACCTATCAGTCGTTCCAGGCGTTCGGCATCGCCGCCCTGCTGTATCTCGTCATTTCGTTCGCGCTCGTGTGGCTCTTTCGCCGCGCCGAGCATCGCTGGCTCGCGTACCTGCGGCCTCAAGGCAAATAA
- a CDS encoding porin translates to MKKALLAAAALLTFSAVAHAQSSVTLYGRLDAGLEYMNGVPTGTGPTGAATGSSHRFRAESGDWGTSLWGMKGVEDLGGGYRAVFQLEGSFNTMTGTGPGGGGLFNRWATVGVANNNFGTLLLGRELFIANGVWDFDPFGQSNWSSASLVRGRNWPQSSNNISYQSPKFAGFDFYGQYSLSNATNWNGNGTTPQGREGGAYITYTSPLFQIRGMYDEIRNPANGLLGGAYNALNGGTTAANNANGNGVYAYSREYTAMFNLFLGQFKVQGAYQAIRSSGMTGQLPGQPTTLDHEWGGVTWQATPAAALIAAVYHVNGNNGAGNSNIYTVGGSYNLSKRTLLDLQVASVRNSRTANYGLNANNFGTASATDNPLPGHSQTGVYAGIQHSF, encoded by the coding sequence ATGAAGAAAGCTTTGCTCGCGGCAGCAGCACTGCTGACGTTCAGCGCGGTGGCGCACGCTCAAAGCAGCGTGACGCTGTATGGTCGCCTGGACGCGGGGCTCGAATACATGAACGGCGTGCCGACCGGTACCGGTCCTACCGGCGCGGCGACCGGCAGTTCGCATCGCTTTCGTGCGGAAAGCGGCGACTGGGGTACGAGCCTGTGGGGTATGAAGGGCGTCGAAGATTTGGGCGGCGGCTATCGCGCCGTGTTCCAGTTGGAAGGCAGCTTCAACACCATGACGGGCACGGGCCCCGGCGGCGGCGGTCTCTTCAATCGCTGGGCGACGGTCGGCGTTGCCAACAACAACTTCGGCACGCTGCTCCTGGGCCGCGAACTCTTCATCGCTAACGGCGTGTGGGACTTCGATCCGTTCGGCCAGTCGAACTGGTCGTCGGCATCGCTCGTGCGTGGCCGCAACTGGCCGCAGTCGAGCAACAACATTTCGTACCAGTCGCCGAAGTTCGCGGGCTTCGACTTCTACGGCCAGTACTCGCTGTCCAATGCGACGAACTGGAACGGCAACGGCACGACGCCGCAAGGCCGTGAGGGTGGCGCATACATCACCTACACGTCGCCGCTCTTCCAGATCCGCGGCATGTACGACGAAATCCGCAACCCGGCCAACGGTCTGCTCGGCGGCGCGTACAACGCGCTCAACGGCGGCACCACCGCTGCGAACAACGCGAACGGCAACGGCGTGTATGCGTACTCGCGCGAGTACACGGCGATGTTCAACCTGTTCCTCGGCCAGTTCAAGGTTCAGGGCGCTTATCAGGCGATCCGTTCTTCGGGCATGACGGGCCAGTTGCCCGGCCAGCCGACCACGCTCGACCACGAATGGGGTGGCGTGACGTGGCAAGCGACGCCGGCAGCGGCGCTGATCGCGGCCGTCTACCACGTGAACGGCAACAACGGCGCGGGTAACTCGAACATTTATACGGTCGGCGGCTCGTACAACCTGTCGAAGCGCACGCTGCTCGACCTGCAAGTCGCGAGCGTGCGGAACAGCCGGACGGCCAACTACGGCCTGAACGCGAACAACTTCGGCACGGCTTCGGCGACGGACAATCCGCTGCCGGGCCACAGCCAGACCGGCGTGTACGCAGGCATCCAGCACTCGTTCTAA